In Methanococcoides sp. LMO-2, a single window of DNA contains:
- a CDS encoding histidine kinase dimerization/phosphoacceptor domain -containing protein — protein sequence MKFKLVLYIVVGISFILSASSIVIISTVTEQEEQLAYHDSIQNAKSFAHQYNADMKANMAIASSLAALMVQYESADRTETNEMLKELLIENPHLIGAYVGFEPNAFDGRDEDFIGTEGHDDTGRFVPWWNTINGQISVEPLVDYETSEYYQGPKTLKQNVVTEPYLYQGALMVSYDAPIIRDGEFVGIGGVDVSLNYVDEAVSSVKAFDTGYLFMVSKEGTLVSHPVNKEWIGTASLYDFEVPHIDIAAEDIRNGIGGHIETIDPVTSKDVVMFYEPIETGNYAIVLVVPTEEMLAGVNSIRSDLVSIYLFSIVFMGLMAFFIASSFTNRINEIVADFKNISGAAIRGDFDARANTDVEVDLNLIPKGLNEILDALTSYSKELQNSYELISKMEAAVNSSRVVVFWWKNDEDYPVEFVSDNIIQFGYSTEEFNSGKVLYGNIIHPEDRKIVWEELQTCAKEGKTNFNKDYRIITKNENILWVHEDTYIQRDEKGNITHFQGTILDITERVEAEESLKAMEDVRTKEIHHRIKNNLQVVSGMLYLESLKFKYQEVIDSFRDSENRVRSIALIHEKLYQSKDLVSLDFADYIKNLTDHLFHSYNVEEENVKLVLNVEDVFLGMDSAVPLGIIINELTSNALQHAFGNNEKGEIRIDFHKENDVFELVISNTGEPFPEDIDFKNTESLGLQLVTNLTAQIDGEIELDKTNGTKFKLTFRENK from the coding sequence CCAATATGGCAATTGCAAGTTCACTAGCAGCACTGATGGTACAGTATGAGTCAGCTGATCGTACTGAAACAAATGAGATGCTAAAAGAACTATTGATAGAGAATCCACACTTGATTGGAGCATATGTCGGATTCGAACCGAATGCCTTTGATGGAAGGGACGAAGATTTCATAGGAACTGAAGGTCACGACGATACCGGAAGGTTCGTACCATGGTGGAACACAATAAATGGCCAGATAAGTGTTGAGCCACTGGTAGATTATGAGACCTCAGAATATTATCAGGGACCTAAGACCCTTAAACAGAATGTAGTTACTGAACCATACCTCTATCAGGGAGCACTGATGGTAAGCTATGATGCCCCTATTATAAGGGACGGAGAGTTTGTCGGTATTGGTGGTGTTGATGTGTCCCTTAACTACGTAGATGAAGCAGTTAGCAGTGTAAAAGCCTTTGATACCGGATATCTTTTCATGGTAAGCAAAGAAGGAACTCTTGTATCACATCCGGTTAACAAAGAATGGATAGGAACTGCATCACTCTATGATTTTGAAGTTCCCCATATAGATATTGCTGCCGAAGATATAAGAAATGGAATTGGTGGCCATATTGAAACCATAGATCCAGTAACCTCAAAAGATGTTGTCATGTTCTATGAACCGATCGAGACCGGGAATTATGCTATTGTACTTGTGGTACCTACTGAAGAAATGCTTGCCGGGGTCAATTCCATAAGATCTGATCTGGTCTCTATTTACCTGTTCTCCATAGTTTTCATGGGATTAATGGCCTTTTTCATAGCCTCTTCCTTCACAAACAGAATCAATGAGATCGTAGCAGATTTCAAGAACATCTCAGGAGCAGCCATCCGAGGTGATTTCGATGCAAGGGCAAATACTGATGTAGAGGTTGATCTGAATCTGATACCTAAAGGTTTGAATGAGATCCTCGATGCTCTTACAAGTTATTCTAAAGAACTCCAGAATTCATATGAGCTCATCAGTAAAATGGAAGCGGCTGTTAACAGTAGCAGAGTTGTTGTTTTCTGGTGGAAGAATGATGAAGATTATCCTGTAGAATTCGTTTCAGATAATATTATACAATTTGGATATTCAACAGAAGAATTCAATTCCGGAAAAGTGCTCTACGGTAACATAATACATCCTGAAGACAGGAAGATCGTCTGGGAAGAACTGCAGACCTGCGCAAAAGAAGGAAAAACAAATTTCAACAAGGATTACAGGATAATAACAAAAAACGAGAATATTCTCTGGGTACATGAAGACACATACATCCAGCGTGATGAAAAAGGAAATATTACACACTTCCAGGGAACGATCCTTGACATTACTGAACGTGTTGAGGCTGAAGAAAGCCTCAAGGCTATGGAAGATGTAAGGACAAAAGAAATCCACCACCGTATAAAGAACAACCTTCAGGTCGTTTCAGGTATGCTTTACCTTGAATCCCTGAAGTTCAAGTACCAGGAAGTGATCGATTCATTCCGCGACAGTGAAAACCGCGTACGCTCCATTGCACTGATACATGAGAAACTATATCAGTCAAAGGATCTTGTGAGCCTGGATTTTGCTGACTACATAAAAAACCTAACAGACCACCTATTCCATTCATATAATGTCGAAGAGGAAAATGTTAAGCTGGTATTGAATGTAGAGGATGTTTTCCTTGGAATGGATTCAGCAGTACCTCTTGGAATAATCATCAATGAACTGACATCGAATGCATTGCAACATGCCTTTGGAAATAACGAAAAGGGGGAAATAAGGATCGATTTCCATAAAGAGAACGATGTGTTCGAACTTGTGATCAGCAACACGGGAGAACCATTCCCTGAAGATATAGACTTTAAGAATACAGAATCACTCGGACTACAGCTCGTAACAAACCTGACAGCACAGATAGATGGTGAGATCGAGCTTGATAAGACCAATGGAACCAAATTCAAATTAACTTTCCGTGAGAACAAATAA